A genomic segment from Aegilops tauschii subsp. strangulata cultivar AL8/78 chromosome 1, Aet v6.0, whole genome shotgun sequence encodes:
- the LOC141027794 gene encoding uncharacterized protein, whose translation MPPKAPITCNWMRSNVTNETLADFVKSGYLPKKDVMSYRAPDPSEERPQPKDGEVVIFADHMSRGFAPPGSKFFRDVLNFFDLRPQDIGPNSVSNICNFQVFCEVYLGEEPSLLLFRELFYLNRQNECANGPSLELGGISIQRRRDCLFPYAEPPSHPKDWNMTWFYCQDTSPADESPLPGFRPSRLEPTHPLSDKLTQAERQALLPTINKIKALLGNGLNGIDLVRVWISWRVIPLSRRPGLMCEYTGRKDDPQRHSRNDLPEDVAEEMTKALLNESLADRGRTGLAPFCKTNPAPAADDKFWRVKYDHEAAKKARKAKKAAPRKKGSRPTASELMQLSDSSESEDNTGASNPVVEEVHESRRHTRTNKDTDLSSGLPDTSRKRRTEETSPSSGDSMQSSLPAFKTAPGAQAKLTKRAKKTKSAGVPDLPEPEVTAQEPPAASAPEATIPTDKAPEAAAPTTKATTETSVNPEASSSAPPADDPDVVITRTEFVEPGRPTVLAKCSAKGELLQPHRVNLDLSNYTNLSIGELVSGYISQVHKSRDAEVAMVNQIQQKSEVSFCCPLTYCIVTFTMLAPKSTTYD comes from the exons atgcctcccaaagctcccattacttgcaactggatgaggtccaatgtcaccaatgagaccctagcagattttgtcaagtccggatatctgcccaagaaggacgtcatgtcctaccgtgcccctgacccgtcagaagagagaccacagccaaaggacggggaggtagtgatttttgcggatcatatgagccggggcttcgcaccgcccggctcaaagttttttagggacgtgctaaacttcttcgacttgcggcctcaagacattggacccaactcagtgtccaacatctgcaacttccaagtcttctgcgaggtttaccttggagaagaacctagtctgctactcttcagagagcttttttacttgaaccgtcagaatgagtgcgccaatgggccaagtctggagttaggtggtatctccatccagcggcgtagggactgcctttttccttacgcagagccgccgagccacccaaaggactggaacatgacttggttctattgccaagacacgtcaccggctgatgaaagtccgctgcccggctttcgcccctcgcgtctggagccgactcacccactgtcagacaagctgactcaagcggagcgccaagctctgctccccactatcaacaagatcaaggccctcctgggcaatggtctgaatggaatcgacctggtccgggtctggatctcatggcgggtgatcccattgagccgccgccccggcttaatgtgtgagtacacgggccgaaaggacgaccctcagagacacagccgcaacgatcttcctgaagacgtcgcagaggagatgaccaaggctctcttgaacgagagcctggcagaccgcggaaggaccgggctagcccccttctgcaagaccaacccagccccagcg gctgatgataagttctggcgggtcaaatatgaccatgaggcggccaagaaggccagaaaggcgaagaaagccgcccctcgcaagaaaggaagcaggcctactgcttcagagctgatgcaattaagcgacagctccgagtcagag GAtaacaccggcgcaagtaacccggtggttgaagag gttcatgagagccggcgtcacacccggaccaacaaggacaccgacctctcctccgggttacctgacacatcaaggaagcgccgaactgag gagacctccccctcttcgggcgactctatgcagtcgagtcttccggctttcaagaccgcgcccgg tgcccaggcaaaactcACCAAGAGAGCGAAGAAAACCAaatcagccggagtgccggatttacctgaaccggaggtgacggctcaagaaccgccagctgcctccgcccccgaagccaccattccaaccgacaaggcacctgaggccgctgccccaactaccaaggcaactacagaaacttctgttaacccggaggcctccagctcggctccaccagcagacgacccggacgtggtaatcacccggacggagttcgttgagccggggagacctaccgtgctggccaagtgctccgctaagggggagttgctgcagccccaccgggtgaacctggacctctccaactacaccaacctaagcattggagagctcgtctctggctacatcagccaagtgcacaagagccgggacgcagaggttgccatggtgaaccagatccagcagaaatctgaggtatcattctgctgtcctcttacttactgcatagttacctttaccatgctagcccccaagtcgacgacttatgattga